GTTGGAATCCTGGGTCGGCCCAACGTGGGCAAGTCCACGCTCCTGAACCGGATCCTGGGGCAGAAGGTCGTGATCACCAGCCCCAAGCCCCAGACCACCCGGAACCGGGTGGCCGGGGTGCTCACCCGAGACGGGGTGCAGATGGTGTTCTTCGACACCCCGGGCGTCCACGCCGGCCAGAAGCTCATCAATCGGTACATGGTGCGCGAGGCCCTGTCGTGCGTGCCCGACGTGGACGTGGTTCTGTTCCTGGTGGACGCCGCCACGGGCCGCCACCCGGATGACGAGGTGCTGGCCGGGCACCTGCGCCGGTCCCAGAAGCCGGTGATCCTGGTGGTGAACAAGGCGGACCGCAACCGAACGGCCCCCACGGAGGCGTTCCAGGACCTGGTGCCGGCCGTGGCGGTGCACCGGATCTCCGCCCTGACCGGCGAGGGGGTGGAGGCCATTCTCGACGACCTGGCCTCGCGCATGCCCGAGGGGCCGGCCTACTACCCCGAGGACCAGCTCACCGACCGACCCGAGCGGTTCCTGGCCGAGGAGTTCGTGCGCGAGAAGGTGTTCGAGCTGACCGGGGAGGAGATCCCCTACAGCGTGGCGGTCACGGTGGAGGCGTGGGAGGAGCGGCCCGAGGCGGACCTGGTGGTGATCCACGCCACGATCCACGTGGAACGGCCCAGCCAGAAGGCCATCGTGATCGGAAAGGGCGGCCGGGTGATCAAGGAGGTGGGCCGGAGGGCCCGCCTGGACCTGGAGGCGCTGCTGGGGACCCGGGTGTTCCTCGATCTGCACGTGACCGTGGACCGGAACTGGACCAAGGACCCCCGGGCCCTGCGCCGGTTCGGGTACGAGGTGCGGCGATGAGGCTGGTGGCCATCGTGGGGCGGCCCAACGTGGGCAAGTCCACCCTGTTCAACCGGCTGGTGGGCAAACGGGTGGCCATCGTGGAGGACGTCCCCGGAGTGACCCGCGACCGCCGGTACGCCGCCGTGGACTGGGGCGACCGGAGGTTCACCCTGGTGGACACGGGCGGCCTCGACCCCGACCCGGCTGGCGAGGTGGCCGCCGGCATGACCCGGCAGGCCCTCCTGGCCGTGGAGGAGGCCGACCTGATCCTGTTCGTCACGGACGTCCGGGAGGGGGTGCTGCCCGCGGACGAGGAGATCGCCCGGGGCCTGCGTCGGCGGAGCAAGGACGTGGTGCTGGTGGCCAACAAGGCCGACGGCCCCCGCTGGGAGACCGCTGCGGCCGAGTTCTACGCCCTGGGGTTCGAGCGGGTGCTGCCCGTGTCGGCCGAGCACGGCAGGGGGCTCGAAGAGCTCGAGGGGGAGGTCCGCGACCGGCTCCCCGAGGCGGATGCCGAACCGCCCGAGGCCGACGAGCAGGGGACCCGGGTGGCGGTGCTGGGCCGGCCCAACGTGGGCAAGAGCTCGCTGGTGAACCGCCTCCTCGGGGAGGAGCGGGTGGTGGTGAGCGCCGAGGCCGGCACCACCCGGGACCCCGTGGACACCCTGGTCCGCCGCGACGGCCGGCCCTACCTGCTCATCGACACCGCCGGGATTCGGCGGCGCAGCCGGGTGGAGAAGGGGGTGGAGCGGTGGAGCGTGGTGAGGGCCCTTCGCACCGTGGACCGGGCCCACGTGTGCCTGGTGCTCCTGGACGCCACCGAGGGGCTCACCGACCAGGACGCCCGCATCCTGAACCTGGTGCTCAAGGGGGGCCGCGCCTTGGGCATCGTGCTCAACAAGTGGGACCTGGTGGAGAAGGACGAGAAGACCTTCGACCGGACCGTGGCGGAGCTGCGCCGGCGGCTGGGGCCCCACGGCCACGTGCCCGTGGTCAGCATGTCGGCGCTCACGGGCCAGCGGGTCCATCGGGTGTTCGACCTGGTGGACACCCTCTACCGGGAGTGGACCCGGCGGATCCCCACCTCCCAGGTCAACGCGTTCCTCGAGGCCACCCTGAGGGAGCTGCCGCCGCCGGTCAAGGCGGGCAAGCGCACCCGGATCTACTACATGACCCAGGTGCGCACGGCCCCCCCCACCTTTGCCGCGTTCACCAGCTTTCCCGAGGGCATCTCGGAGTCGTACCACCGGTTCCTGGTGAACCGGCTCCGGGATGCGTTCGGATTCGCCGGGGTGCCGGTGCGGTTGGAGTTCCGACGCCGGACCCGGCCCGGAGAGGAGGACCGATGAGCCCAGGGCAACGGATCCCCCTGGTAGCCCCTTCAGGCCCCCGGGGGGCCGTCCGGGGACCAGAGACTAGAAACTGGAGACTAGAAACTAGATGTCAACCCGGCGGATAAGCAAGCGCTACCGTTCCCTGCTCGGAGGGGCAAGGGACCTGTCGGAGAGCCGGGCGCGGCCCCTTAGCTCGCCGCGCAGCGCCTCTGACGCTCGGACCACGAAACGGTTTGGGTTCCAGCGAGTTGTCATGAAATCAGCTCTTCGGTCCCGTGCCTGCGCGGCGAATCTCAATGCCCGGCTTCGCGCCCGGCCGGAGGCAGGTCCCTTGCCCCTCCCTCCGAGGAGGCGCGTCTATTTTGTCGCCGGGTTAATAAAATCCGGGCACCTCGGCCCCTTAGCTACCCAGCCGGCCAGGGGGGGCGAAGGCCCCAGACAGAGGACCGTAGACCGATGACCGGAGACCGAAGTTACTTGGAGGAGATCAGGGCCCGGGTGGCCCGGCTCCAGGCGGGCATGAAGCGCCAGGGGCTCGGGGGCGCCTTGCTCGTGCAGAACGCGAGCCGGTACTGGGCCTCGGGCACCATGCAGGCCGGGGCGGTGGTGGTCCCAGCCGGGGGAGACCCGGTGGTGTTCGTGCGCAAGGACCTCGACCGGGCGCGGCGGGAAAGCCCGTGCCGGGTGGAAGGGCTGGCCAGCCTGCGGGACCTGCCGGCCCGGGTTCGGGAGGTGCTCGGCGGCGTGCCCGAGCCCCTGGGGTTGGAGTGGGACGTTCTGCCCGTGAACCAGGCCCGGCGGTTCCAGGGGCTGTTCGAGGGGGTGGACCTGGCCGACGTGTCGGGCGCCTTGGCCCTGGCCCGGGCCGTCAAGACGCCGTGGGAGCACCGGGCCATCGCCGAGGCGGCCCGGGTGGTGGCCGAGGCCGTGGCCCGGGTGCCGGAGCTCCTGCGGCCGGGCATCCCCGAGATCGAGCTTGCGGCAGCGGTGGAGTACGAGCTGCGGCGCAGGGGCCACGGGGGGCTGCTGCGCATGCGCGGGTTCAACCAGGAGATCTTCTACGGCCACGTCATGGCCGGTCCCACGGCTGCCGAGCCTTCGTTCCTGGACGCGCCCACCGGGGGGGCAGGGCTGGGCCCGGCCCTGGCCCAGGGGCCCAGCACCCGCGCGATCGGACCCGGCGAGCCGGTCACCGTGGACCTGGTGGGCAACCACCAGGGGTACCTGTGCGACCAGACTCGCATCTTCTGCCTGGGCCGGCCCCCGCGGCAGGTGGCAGAGGCGTTCGAGGCCGCCTGCGCCGTGCAGGACGCCGTGATCGAGACGGCCCGGCCCGGCGCGACGGGCGACGAGCTGTACCGGGTGGCCCGCCGGGCGGCCGAGGCCACGCCGTTCGCCGACACCTTCCTGGGCCACCGCAACCCGGTGAGCTTCGTGGGCCATGGCATCGGGTTGGAGGTGGACGAGCCCCCGTTTCTCGCCCGAGGGTTCCGGGTTCCCTTGGAGGAGGGTATGGTGTTTGCGCTGGAACCCAAGTTCGTGATTCCCGGGGTGGGCGCCGTGGGGGTCGAGGACACCTTCCGGGTCACGGCGACCGGGGTGGAGCGGATCACCCTCTCTCCGAGGGAGCTCGGGCTCGTGGAGATCTGAGCCGGGCCACGCCCGGCTCTCCACCAGGCCCCATACCCCCCGAAGTTTCGCCGGCGGCCCGGGAGCCGCCCGGCCGCCTAGCCGCCTGGCAGCCCAGCCGCCCAGCGGGCCGAAGGCCCCAGACCGAGATCACCGCAAAGGGGGAGACATGAAGGGAGGATGGAGTGCGGCCCACCTGCGCCAGTGGTGGTGGATCGCGTTCGTGCTCGGCGCCCTCATGATCAACTTCCCGTTCCTGCGCATCTTCGACCGGGAGGTGACGGTGGGGGGGTGGCCGCTTCTGTTCCTGTACCTGATGGGGGGGTGGGCCGTGAGCATCGCCGCCATCGCCGGCTACGCCCTGCTGCTGCGCCGGGTGGAGCCCCCCGGGGAGGAGGAGAAGTAGATGCCCCTCACCTGGGGGTGGGTGGCCGCGGTGGCCTTCGCCTATCTCCTGCTCCTGTTCGGCGTGGCCTATTGGGCCGAGCGCCGGAAGGACCGGGGCCGGAGCATCATCGCCAACCCCCTGGTGTACGCCCTGTCCACGGCCGTGTTCTGCACGTCGTGGACCTTCTACGGCAGCGTGGGCCGGGCCACCGTCAGCGGGTTCCAGTTCCTCGCCGTGTACCTCGGCCCCACCCTGATCGCGTTCTCCTGGTGGACCCTCCTGCGCAAGTGGGTCCGGGTGGCCCGCGACAACCACATCACCTCCCTGTCGGACCTGGTGGCCTCCCGGTACGGCAAGAGCGGGTGGCTGGGCGCCCTGGTCACCGTGATGATCCTGGTGGGGAACACCCCCTACATCGGGCTGCAGCTCAAGGCGATCTCCAGCACCTTCGAGATCCTTACCCAGGTGTCCCGCGAGGCCCCGTTCCGGGTGGTGGGCCACCCCGAGTCGTTCCTGGAGGACACCGCCTTTGCCGTGGCCCTGGTGCTCGGGGTGTTCGGGGGCATGTTCGGGGCCCGCCGCCTTGATCCCTCGGAGCGGCACGAGGGAATGGTGGCGGCCGTGGCCCTGGAGAGCGTGGTGAAGCTGGTGGCCCTGCTGTTGGTCGGGGCGTTCGTCACCTGGGGGCTGTTCGGCGGGTTCCGGGACATCTTCGCCCGGATCTCCGAGCACGAGTTCTTCGCCCACCTGCTGACCCTGGGGGCGGCGCCGGCCCGGTCCTACGCCACCTGGTTCACCCTGCTCGTTCTGTCGGCGTGCTCCGTGATGCTGCTGCCCCGCCAGTTCCACGTGATGGTGGTGGAGAACTGCAGCGAGGAGCACATCCGCCACGCCATGTGGATGTTCCCCCTGTACCTGTTCCTGATCAACCTGTTCGTGGCCCCCATCGCCTTCGGAGGGCTCCTGCTGTTCCAGAGCCCCACCCTGGCCGACACCTTCGTGCTGCGCATCCCCCTGCGTACCGGCCACAACCTCCTGGCCCTGGTGGCGTTCCTGGGCGGCCTGTCTGCGGCCACGGGCATGGTGGTGGTGTCGTCGGTGGCCATCTCCACCATGGTCCTGAACAACCTGGTCGTGCCGGTGCTGATCCGGCTCGGCTGGCCCCGCCGCCCCGCGCCCCTGCTGCTCCACTGCAAGCGGGCCATCATCGTGGGGGTGATCCTGCTGGGCTACGCATACTACCGGCTGCTGGGCGAGCGGTTCATGCTGGTGGACATCGGCCTGCTCTCGTTCGCGGCCGCGGCACAGCTGGCCCCGGCCGTGCTGGGGGGGTTGTACTGGCGCCAGGCCACGGCCCGGGGGGCCGCGGCCGGGCTCCTGGCCGGGTTCGGGGCGTGGGTGTACTTCTTTCTGACCCCGTCCCTGGCCCGGGCGGGGTGGATTCCGGTCTCCGTGCTGATCGAGGGGCCCGCAGGGATCCGGCTGCTGCGGCCCGACGCGTTCCTGGGGCTGGAGGGCCTCGACCTGTGGAGCCACGGGTTGTTCTGGTCGATGTTGTTCAACGCCGTGGCGTTCCTGGCCGTGAGCCTCCTGACCCGGCCGTCCCAGGCGGAGCTGGAGCAGATCCCCAAGTTCGTGGACGCCATGCGCCCCTCCCCCCGGGTCCGTCTGGACCTCCGGATGGCCCGGGCCCCGTCCGTGGGGGAGTTCGAGGAGCTCCTGGCCAAGTTCCTGGGGCCCGAGAAGGCCCGGCAGCGCCTGGCCGAGTTCCTGGGTGGACCCGGCTACGACCCCCGGGCCGTGCTGTCCGACGACCGCATGCTCGAGCTCCAGGCCCACGTGGAGCGGACCCTGGCCGGGGCCCTCGGCCCGGTGGCGGCCAGCCGGGTGGTGCAGCGGTACCTGGACCTGAAGGGCACCACCCTCGAGGAGATCTTCGACGTGTTCGGGGCGGTGTCCCTGAGCCTGGAGGAGAGCCGGGAGGAGATGGAGGCGCGGGTGCGGGAGTTGGCCGTCCTGTTCGAGGCCTCGAAGCGCGTGGCGGCCACCCTGGACGAGGACGAGGCGATCCGCGCGGTGCTCGACCTGGTGGGCGCCGAGTTCGGCATGGATTGCCGGGCCGTGTTCGTGGTCCGCGGGGGCAGGCTGGAGCCGGCCCAGGCCCACGGGTTTCGGCCTTCCTACCTGGAGGCGATGTCCATGGGGCCGGTGCGCCCCTCGTACGTGGTGCAGGCCATGGCCGACCGGCGCACGGTGTTTCTGTCGGACGCGGGCCTGAGCCCCCGGCCGGTGCCCCTGGAGGTGCTGGAGAACCCGAGGCTGCTCTCCCTGATCGCCACCCCCATCGTGCACGAGAACCAGGTCCTGGGCATCCTGGCGGCCGGCAGCAGCCAGCGCAAGGGGTACTTCTCCGAGAAGTTCGTGGAGGCGTTCGAGGCCCTGGCCACCGAGCTGGCCCTGGCCCTGGCCAACGCCCGCCTGTACCGGGAGATCCGGGAGCTCAACCGGACCCTGGAGCAGAAGGTCCGGGAGCGGACCCGGGAGCTGGAGGAGGCGAACCGCAACCTCCAGGAGCTCGACCGGCTCAAGAGCGAGTTCCTCGCGAACATGAGCCACGAGCTGCGCACGCCCATGAACTCGATCCTGGGCTACACCCAGCTCGTGCTCGACGGCGTGGACGGCCCCCTGACGCCGGAGCAGCGGCAGAGCCTGGAACGGGTGGAGAAGAACGCCACCCACCTGCTGAAGCTGATCAACGACATCCTCGACCTGTCCAAGATCGAGGCCGGTCGCATGGAGCTGGACCTCCACGAGTTCGATCTCAAGGCCCTGGCGGACGAGGTGGCCGGAGACCTCTGGACCATGGCCGAGGCCAAAGGGCTGTCCCTGACGGTGGAGGCGGAGGAGGGGGATCTGCGGGTGCGCGCCGATCCCAACAAGGTGCGGGAAGTGTTGAACAACCTTGTGAACAATGCTATCAAGTTCACGGACCGGGGAGGGGTGGTCGTGCGGGTGCGGTCCGACGACCGAGGCCGGCCCGGTGTGGCCGTGGAGGTGGAGGACACCGGCATCGGCATCCCCGAGGACAGCCTGGGGATCATCTTCGAGGCGTTCAAACAGCTCGACGGCTCCACCACCCGGGCCTACAGCGGCACCGGGCTGGGGTTGAGCATCGCGAAGCGGCTGATGGAGCTGCACGGGGGGGAGATCACGGTCACGAGCCGGGTGGGCGAGGGCAGCCGGTTCACGGTGTGGCTGCCCCGTGAGGGCCCGGAAAGGAAGGCATGAGGTGGCGCCGCGGATCCTGGTGGTGGAAGACAACGTGGACAACCGGGAGCTCCTGGTGAAGGTCTTGGTGCGGCAGGGGTACCGGGTGACCGAGGCAGCGTCTGGCGAGGAGGCCCTCGACATGGCGGCCCGGGAGCGGCCGGACCTGGTGCTGATGGACATCAACCTGAGCGGCATGGACGGCCTGGAGGCGACCCGTCGGCTCAAGGCCGACCCCCGGATGGGCGGGGTTCCGGTGGTGGCGATCACGGCCTACGCCATGGTGGGGGATCGGGAGCGGGCCCTGGAGGCCGGATGCGACGGGTACATCCCCAAGCCGGTGGACGTGCGGGCCCTGCCGGACCACGTGGCCCGGTTCCTTCGGCAGGGACGGGACGAGGACCCCCGGCCCCCAACCTCTCGAGGGAGCCCACCGTGACCACGGCGCCGAAGATCCTGGTGGTGGACGACAACATCGACAACGTCGAACTCCTCGTGAAGCGCCTGCGGGCGGCGGGGTATCGAACCTGCGAGGCCTACGACGGCGAGGAGGCCCTGGAGAAGGTGGCCGCCGAGGACCCGGACCTGGTGATCCTCGACGTGATGATGCCCAAGCTCGACGGCTACGCCGTGTGCGAGCGGCTCAAACGGAACGAGGCCACCCGGATGATCCCGGTGCTCATGCTCACGGCCAAGCGGGAGGTGCCCGACAAGATCCGGGGCCTGGACATCGGGGCCGACGACTACATCACCAAGCCGTTCAACCCCCAGGAGCTGATGGCCCGGGTGAAGAGCCTGCTCCAGCGCCGGTTCACCGAGGAGCGGCGGTTCACCGAGGAGCGGCTGGACGCCCTGGGGCAGATGGCCGAGGGGGTGGCCCACGAGGTGCGCAACCCCATGGTGGCCATCGGGGGGTTCGCGCGCCGCATCCGCGACAAGCTCCCCGAGGACAGCCCGCTGCGGGACTACGCGGAGCGGATCCTTCACGAGGTCCACCGGCTCGAGTCCATGGTGGAGGACATCGTCCGGTTCAAGACCCTGATGATCTCCCCCTACCAGGAGGTGGATCTTCGGAGCCTGGCCGAAGAGGTGCTGCGCGAGGCCGAGCCCGAAGCCCGGGAGGCGGGGCTGGAGCTGGTGCGCGCCTTCGAGCCGGTGCCGGCCGTGGAGGCGGATCCCCCCAACCTCCGGCTGGCCCTGGCCAACCTGATCGAGAACGCCATCGAGGCCACCGACGCGGGCGGCACCATCACGGTGGAGACCGCGGACCTGGGCGACAAGGTGCGGGTCACGGTGCGCGACACCGGCCGGGGCATTCCGAGGGACCAGGTGGCCAACGTGTTCGACCCGTTCTACACCACCAAGACCGCGGGCGCCGGCATGGGGCTCACCATGGTGCACCGGATCGTGTCCCGCCACGGGGGAACCGTGGAGATCGAGAGCCGGGTGGGCAAGGGTACCGCGGTCCACCTGTTGCTGCCCTGCCGCCATCCGGGCGGGGCCTGAGCCGGGAGGGGGCCTTGGCCGATCGGACCGGCCCCACGGTGTGGCTCGACGCGTTCCTCGATCACCTGGCGGTGGAGAAGGGGCTGAGCCCCCGCACGGTGGAGGCCTACGCCCGGGACCTGGCACGGTTCCAGACCTTTTTGGAAACCCTGGGGCAGGACCTGACGGGGGCGACCGGCACGGACGTGGTCGGGTTTCTGCGGGCTGAGAAGCGCCGGGGTGTTTCGGGCCGCACCCTGGCCCGCAGGGTCTCGGCCCTGCGGGGGTTCTTTCGGTTCCTGTGCCGGGAGGGGGCGGTGTCCCGGGACCCCACCGCCCGCCTGGCCTCGCCCAAGGCCTGGAAGACCCTGCCCCACACCCTGTCCCCCGAAGACGCCGCAGCCCTGGTCGAAGGCCCCCGGGGGGAGGACCCGCTGGCCCTGCGCGATCGGGCCATCCTCGAGCTCCTGTACGGCTCGGGCCTGCGGGTCTCCGAACTGTGCGACCTGACCCTGGGGTTCGTGGACCTGTCCATGGGCTACGTGCGGGTGGTGGGCAAGGGCAGCAAGGAACGGGTGGTGCCGCTGGGGGAGCGGGCGGCCGAGGCCCTGCGGGCGTACCTGGACCGGGGAAGGCCGCGGCTCCTCAGGGGGCGGAAGCGGTGCGACGCCGTGTTCGTGAGCCGGCTGGGAAGACGCATGTCCCGCCAGTCGGTGTGGAACCTGGTCAAGAAGCGGTGCCTGGAGGCGGGGGTCCCCCCGAGCACCAGCCCCCACACCCTGCGCCACTCGTTTGCCACCCACCTGCTGGAAGGGGGCGCGGATCTGCGGAGCGTGCAGATGATGCTCGGCCACGCCGACCTCGCCACCACCCAGGTGTACACCCACGTCACCCGTCGCCGCCTGGCCGAGCTGGTGCGCCGGCATCACCCCCGGAGCCGAAGATAGAAATGCCCCCCCAGGGCTGGGGGGATTCCAGTACCAAGTTGCATTCAAAGCTATCGGCCCCCTGCACAGAGGGGCAAGGGAGCTGCCGGAGAGCCGGGCGCGGCCCCTTGGCTCGCCGCGCAGCGCCTCCGGCGTCTGGACTGCGAAAGGGTGCGGATTCCAACGGATTGCCATGAAGCCAGCTCCCCCGCCCCGTGCCTGCGCGGCGAATCTCAATGCCTGGCTTCGCGCCCGGCCGGAGGCAGGTCCCTTGCCCCGCCCCCGGATGCGTATCCGATGGATGGCAACTTGGTACTAGCTCCCCAGCCTCCCAGCCGAAGTCAGCGGAGACCGCCCGCGTGGACCTGATCACCACCCACATCAACTCCGACTTCGACAGCCTGGGCGCCATGGTGGCCGCCAAGAAGCTCTACCCGGAGGCGGTCGTGGCGTTTCCGGGCAGCCAGGAGCGCAGCCTGCGCCAGTTCCTGGTGGAGAGCGCCCTGTACGCGGTGGACGTGCGCCGGGCCCGGTCCGTGGACCTGGACGCGGTGGACCGGCTCGTGCTGGTGGACGTGTCCCACCCGGACCGGATCGGCCGGTTCGGTGAGCTGCTGGGCCGGCCCGGTCTCGAGGTCCACGTGTACGACCACCACCCCATGTCGGACGAGACCGTGGAGGCCCGGGTCCGCCGCATCGAGCCGGTGGGAGCGGCCACCACGCTCCTGGTGGAGATCCTCCGGGAGCGGCGGATCCCGGTGACCCCGGAGGAGGCCACGGTCATGCTCCTGGGGATCTACGAGGACACCGGGGGGCTGGTGTTCGCCACCACGACCCCCCGGGATCTGGAGGCGGCCGCGTACCTGCTGGGGCAGGGGGGCGACCTCAATGTGGTCTCGTCGTTCCTGACCCCGGAGCTCACCCTGGAGCAGGTGCGGCTGCTGGAGGAGCTGCTGCGCAACCAGGTGACCCACCGGATCTACGGGGTGGAGGTCACGGTGACCGAGGCGAGCGCCGACCACTACGTGGGGGATCTGGCGTTCCTGGTCCACAAGATTCGGGACATGGAGAACCTCGACGTGGTGGTGGCGGCCGTGCGCCTGGGCGACCAGGTCCAGGTGGTGGCCCGGAGCCGGATCCCGGCCCAGGTGGACGTGGGGGCCCTGGCCCGGGCCCTGGGAGGGGGCGGCCACCCCGAGGCCGCGTCCGCCTCGGTGCGGGACGAGACCCTGATCCAGGTGCGGGAGCGGATCCTGGGGCTTCTGCCCCAGGTGGTGCGGCCCCCGGTCATGGCCCGCGACATCGCCACCGCGCCGGTGAAGTTCGTGCGGCCCGGCACGCCCCTCGTCCGGGTGCAGGAGGCGCTCAACCGCTACCACCTGAACGCCATGCCGGTGGTGGGAGACGACGGCCGGGTGCTGGGCGTGGTCACCCGGATGATCGTGGAGAGAGCCCTGAGCCACGGCCTGGGAGAGGCGGTGGTGGACGACTACATGACCACCGACGTGGAGGCCGTGGGGCCGGAGGCGCCCCTCGACGAGGTGCGGCGGCTGGTGGTGCGTGAGAACCACCGGCTGGTTCCGGTGGTGGATCGGGGCGCCCTGGTGGGGGTGGTGACCCGGACGGACCTGCTCCGGGCCCTGGGACGGGAGTGGGGGCCGACCGAGGCTCCGGGCGGGCCGCCCCAGGAGCGCGACGTCTCCCGGCTGCTCCGGGAGCGGCTGCCCTCCGGCGTGGTGGAGCGGCTCCGGGAGTTCGGCGCCCTGGCCCGCCAGCAGGGCATGGAGGCCTACCTGGTGGGCGGCGGCGTGCGGGACCTGCTGCTGCGACGGTCCGTGGAGGACCTGGACCTGGTGGTCGAGGGGGACGGCATCGCCCTGGCCCAGGAGGCCGGCCGTCGGTGGGGGGCGCGGGTCCGCCCCCACCGGCCGTTCGGAACGGCGAAGATCCGGTGCCCCGACGGCGTCCGGATCGACGTGGCCACGGCCCGCACCGAGTACTACCCCCGGCCGGGGGCCCTGCCCACGGTGGAGTGGTCGAGCCTGAAGCTCGACCTCTACCGCCGGGACTTCACCATCAACACCTTGGCGGTGAGCTTGAGCCCGGACCGGTTCGGTCAGGTGGTGGACTTCTTCGGGGGGCTCCGGGATCTCAAGGAGGGCACGGTCCGGGTGCTCCACAACCTCTCGTTCGTCGAGGACCCCACCCGGATGC
This is a stretch of genomic DNA from Deferrisoma camini S3R1. It encodes these proteins:
- the era gene encoding GTPase Era, producing MESREETGEIRVTRSGFVGILGRPNVGKSTLLNRILGQKVVITSPKPQTTRNRVAGVLTRDGVQMVFFDTPGVHAGQKLINRYMVREALSCVPDVDVVLFLVDAATGRHPDDEVLAGHLRRSQKPVILVVNKADRNRTAPTEAFQDLVPAVAVHRISALTGEGVEAILDDLASRMPEGPAYYPEDQLTDRPERFLAEEFVREKVFELTGEEIPYSVAVTVEAWEERPEADLVVIHATIHVERPSQKAIVIGKGGRVIKEVGRRARLDLEALLGTRVFLDLHVTVDRNWTKDPRALRRFGYEVRR
- a CDS encoding ATP-binding response regulator encodes the protein MTTAPKILVVDDNIDNVELLVKRLRAAGYRTCEAYDGEEALEKVAAEDPDLVILDVMMPKLDGYAVCERLKRNEATRMIPVLMLTAKREVPDKIRGLDIGADDYITKPFNPQELMARVKSLLQRRFTEERRFTEERLDALGQMAEGVAHEVRNPMVAIGGFARRIRDKLPEDSPLRDYAERILHEVHRLESMVEDIVRFKTLMISPYQEVDLRSLAEEVLREAEPEAREAGLELVRAFEPVPAVEADPPNLRLALANLIENAIEATDAGGTITVETADLGDKVRVTVRDTGRGIPRDQVANVFDPFYTTKTAGAGMGLTMVHRIVSRHGGTVEIESRVGKGTAVHLLLPCRHPGGA
- the der gene encoding ribosome biogenesis GTPase Der, producing MRLVAIVGRPNVGKSTLFNRLVGKRVAIVEDVPGVTRDRRYAAVDWGDRRFTLVDTGGLDPDPAGEVAAGMTRQALLAVEEADLILFVTDVREGVLPADEEIARGLRRRSKDVVLVANKADGPRWETAAAEFYALGFERVLPVSAEHGRGLEELEGEVRDRLPEADAEPPEADEQGTRVAVLGRPNVGKSSLVNRLLGEERVVVSAEAGTTRDPVDTLVRRDGRPYLLIDTAGIRRRSRVEKGVERWSVVRALRTVDRAHVCLVLLDATEGLTDQDARILNLVLKGGRALGIVLNKWDLVEKDEKTFDRTVAELRRRLGPHGHVPVVSMSALTGQRVHRVFDLVDTLYREWTRRIPTSQVNAFLEATLRELPPPVKAGKRTRIYYMTQVRTAPPTFAAFTSFPEGISESYHRFLVNRLRDAFGFAGVPVRLEFRRRTRPGEEDR
- the xerD gene encoding site-specific tyrosine recombinase XerD, encoding MADRTGPTVWLDAFLDHLAVEKGLSPRTVEAYARDLARFQTFLETLGQDLTGATGTDVVGFLRAEKRRGVSGRTLARRVSALRGFFRFLCREGAVSRDPTARLASPKAWKTLPHTLSPEDAAALVEGPRGEDPLALRDRAILELLYGSGLRVSELCDLTLGFVDLSMGYVRVVGKGSKERVVPLGERAAEALRAYLDRGRPRLLRGRKRCDAVFVSRLGRRMSRQSVWNLVKKRCLEAGVPPSTSPHTLRHSFATHLLEGGADLRSVQMMLGHADLATTQVYTHVTRRRLAELVRRHHPRSRR
- a CDS encoding M24 family metallopeptidase; amino-acid sequence: MTGDRSYLEEIRARVARLQAGMKRQGLGGALLVQNASRYWASGTMQAGAVVVPAGGDPVVFVRKDLDRARRESPCRVEGLASLRDLPARVREVLGGVPEPLGLEWDVLPVNQARRFQGLFEGVDLADVSGALALARAVKTPWEHRAIAEAARVVAEAVARVPELLRPGIPEIELAAAVEYELRRRGHGGLLRMRGFNQEIFYGHVMAGPTAAEPSFLDAPTGGAGLGPALAQGPSTRAIGPGEPVTVDLVGNHQGYLCDQTRIFCLGRPPRQVAEAFEAACAVQDAVIETARPGATGDELYRVARRAAEATPFADTFLGHRNPVSFVGHGIGLEVDEPPFLARGFRVPLEEGMVFALEPKFVIPGVGAVGVEDTFRVTATGVERITLSPRELGLVEI
- a CDS encoding response regulator, producing MAPRILVVEDNVDNRELLVKVLVRQGYRVTEAASGEEALDMAARERPDLVLMDINLSGMDGLEATRRLKADPRMGGVPVVAITAYAMVGDRERALEAGCDGYIPKPVDVRALPDHVARFLRQGRDEDPRPPTSRGSPP
- a CDS encoding ATP-binding protein, whose product is MPLTWGWVAAVAFAYLLLLFGVAYWAERRKDRGRSIIANPLVYALSTAVFCTSWTFYGSVGRATVSGFQFLAVYLGPTLIAFSWWTLLRKWVRVARDNHITSLSDLVASRYGKSGWLGALVTVMILVGNTPYIGLQLKAISSTFEILTQVSREAPFRVVGHPESFLEDTAFAVALVLGVFGGMFGARRLDPSERHEGMVAAVALESVVKLVALLLVGAFVTWGLFGGFRDIFARISEHEFFAHLLTLGAAPARSYATWFTLLVLSACSVMLLPRQFHVMVVENCSEEHIRHAMWMFPLYLFLINLFVAPIAFGGLLLFQSPTLADTFVLRIPLRTGHNLLALVAFLGGLSAATGMVVVSSVAISTMVLNNLVVPVLIRLGWPRRPAPLLLHCKRAIIVGVILLGYAYYRLLGERFMLVDIGLLSFAAAAQLAPAVLGGLYWRQATARGAAAGLLAGFGAWVYFFLTPSLARAGWIPVSVLIEGPAGIRLLRPDAFLGLEGLDLWSHGLFWSMLFNAVAFLAVSLLTRPSQAELEQIPKFVDAMRPSPRVRLDLRMARAPSVGEFEELLAKFLGPEKARQRLAEFLGGPGYDPRAVLSDDRMLELQAHVERTLAGALGPVAASRVVQRYLDLKGTTLEEIFDVFGAVSLSLEESREEMEARVRELAVLFEASKRVAATLDEDEAIRAVLDLVGAEFGMDCRAVFVVRGGRLEPAQAHGFRPSYLEAMSMGPVRPSYVVQAMADRRTVFLSDAGLSPRPVPLEVLENPRLLSLIATPIVHENQVLGILAAGSSQRKGYFSEKFVEAFEALATELALALANARLYREIRELNRTLEQKVRERTRELEEANRNLQELDRLKSEFLANMSHELRTPMNSILGYTQLVLDGVDGPLTPEQRQSLERVEKNATHLLKLINDILDLSKIEAGRMELDLHEFDLKALADEVAGDLWTMAEAKGLSLTVEAEEGDLRVRADPNKVREVLNNLVNNAIKFTDRGGVVVRVRSDDRGRPGVAVEVEDTGIGIPEDSLGIIFEAFKQLDGSTTRAYSGTGLGLSIAKRLMELHGGEITVTSRVGEGSRFTVWLPREGPERKA